In Balaenoptera ricei isolate mBalRic1 chromosome 7, mBalRic1.hap2, whole genome shotgun sequence, a single window of DNA contains:
- the KCNE4 gene encoding potassium voltage-gated channel subfamily E member 4, protein MLKMEPLNSTHASTVAPSGPLESHVPGSGSGNGNEYFYVLVVMSFYGIFLIGIMLGYVKSKRREKKSSLLLLYKDEERLWGEAMKPLPTASGLRAVQVPTMLNALQESVAPALSCTLCSVEGDSVSSESSSPDVHLTIQEEGADDELEETSETPLNESSEGSSENIHQNS, encoded by the coding sequence ATGCTGAAGATGGAGCCTCTGAACAGCACGCATGCCAGCACCGTAGCCCCCAGCGGCCCCCTCGAGTCCCATGTGCCGGGCAGTGGCAGCGGCAACGGCAACGAATACTTCTACGTTCTGGTGGTCATGTCCTTCTACGGCATTTTCTTGATTGGAATCATGCTGGGCTACGTGAAATCCAAGAGGCGGGAGAAGAAATCCAGCCTCCTGCTGCTGTACAAAGACGAAGAGAGGCTCTGGGGGGAGGCCATGAAGCCGCTGCCCACCGCGTCCGGCCTGAGGGCGGTGCAGGTGCCCACGATGCTGAACGCGCTGCAGGAGAGCGTGGCGCCCGCGCTGTCCTGCACGCTCTGCTCCGTGGAAGGAGACAGCGTGAGCTCCGAGTCCTCCTCGCCCGACGTGCACCTCACCATCCAGGAGGAGGGGGCGGACGACGAGCTGGAGGAGACTTCGGAGACGCCCCTCAACGAAAGCAGCGAAGGCTCCTCGGAGAACATCCACCAGAATTCCTAG